The DNA region TCGCGAAGTCTGTGAAGCCTGGCAAGTGTTACGCGGTAGTTGAGCATGAGCTGTCTCACATCTTAGTGGTCAGTTTACACGCTGCATCAGTAAATTAAGCGATAATTAAGTGTGTCAGCCTAAGCTCGACACCAGCAGTTCTGACGATATTCAACAGCGAATTAAGGAGTCTATTTTGCTCAAGCCCATTCTGGCCGCAGTGGTAATTTCCGTGGCGTCTCTCTCCGCTCAGGCTGCGGATTTCATTGAAGGTAAACACTACACCCAGATTGCCGATAAAGGCAGTGCAACGCCCAACGTAAGTGAGTTCTTCTCTTTCTATTGTCCACACTGTTACCAGATGTCGCAGAAATACCTGCCGTTCATTAAAACCAACCTCAAACCAGATGTGGCATTCGAAAGCAAGCATGTCGACTTTATGAACAGTGCCCTCGGCACAGAAGTGATGAAGTCCCTCGCCGTTATGGAGCAACTGGGGCTGGAAAAACAGCTGGCGAACCAGATGTTTGGCGCTATCCAGGGCGATGATGACCACAGCCAAGCCGGTCACCAACATCAATCGACTATCAACAGTCGGGATGATATCAAAGCGATTTTTGCCAAAGCCGGAGTCGATGCAGCGAAATATGATGAAGTGGCCGACAGCAGTGCCGTCAATGACACCATCAAATTATGGCGGAAACAGCAGAACGATTACCGGATCGATAGCGTACCGACCTTTGTCGTTAATGATAAGTACATGATTAACTTATCTGAAATGCACAACATCAAAGAACTTGTCGATCTCATCAACTATCTGGCAACTGAAAAAGATGAGAAAAATCAGGTGGCAGTGTCGGCTGGGTATTTATCGCACTGTGCGGATTGGCAGCGCTGACTCGTCGCCGAGTATAGTGATTGCTAGCAATACCAAGGGCCACTTGATGTGGCCCTTGTCATATCCAGACAATACTGATTTACCCACCAAACATCCGTTGCCACCAAGGACGTGGCTCACCACAATTAGCCGCCGGATGATAGCTATCAACTAGAGCTGGCGCCGCCACCACATCACTACAATCACGCTGTTTAGCCGCGCCGGTATCTCGATCAAAATACCCCTGAACAACCCCGCTTACAGGCGGTAACCTTAATGACAACGGGGCGCGATAATTAAGGAAACTACGATAAATAGCCATGGCACCACTGCTGCCATATAACCCAGTTTTACCATTATCGTCCCGACCAACCCAGATAGCGGCCACGTTACGTTCATCAAAACCAGCAAACCAAGAATCGCGTTGATCGTTACTGGTACCAGTTTTACCCGCGAGTTTAACACCGGGGAACGCTGCCCCAAGTTTGGCCGCAGTGCCGGTTTGCACTACCTGAGTCAAGGCGTACTGCACTAGGTAGTTTACCGCCGGATCAATGGCTTCTGTCTGTGGCAGATGGCTGACTTGCAACGGCTGGTTATCTTTATCCAGCACGGCGGTGACCGCATACAGTTGCCGATAATGACCATTATTTGCCAGCGTTTGATACACCTGAGCCACCATCAGTGGTGAACCGTTGACCGCTCCCAGTAACATCGACGGGTAAGCCGCCACCGACTCAGACCACCCCGCTTGCTGCAAGGTGGTTGCGACCGCATCCAGGCCGACAGCCATGCCCAGATTCACCGTTGGCACATTCATGGACTTTGTCAGTGCCGTCAGCAAGGAAACTTGCCCACTGAACTGACGATCATCATTTTTGGGTGACCAGGTTTTACCCTGTTCATTTTTCAGGGTAATGGGTTCATCTTTCAGCGGTGTCAGCAAATTATAGTTATTGCCCTGAGCTAGTGCCGTGGCATAAACAAAGGGTTTTACTAATGAACCAATTGGCCGCCGGATCTCTTCAGCACGGTCGAAACCGTCATATCCAGGATTACGATCGCCCACCATGGCCGCAATACCGTAGGTATAACGTTCGGTGACCACCATTCCCGCCTGTAACCCAGTATTTTTACTGTCCAGAGACTTGATAGTGGCACTCACCGCTTTTTCTGCGGCTTCCTGTGCCAATGGATCAAGTGTGGTATACACCTTAATCCCAGATTGCTTGAGCAAGGCATCACCATAACGCTCACGCAGTTCCTGTTTCACCCGCGCAAAAAATGCTGGCAGTTTTTGATGCACCGGACGGGCGCCATTACGCAATCCCAAAGGAGAAGCCGCCGCAACTTTATACTGTTCTACGCTGATTTTATTGCCTTCCATCATCAGCCGTAGCACCAGATCACGCCGCTCCTGAGCCCGCTGCGGATAACGCCAGGGATTGTAATAGGATGGGCCTTTGATCTCCGCCACTAACAGCGCTTGCTGCGCCAAGGTTAGCTCCCCGATGGGCCGCCCAAAATAAAACTGCGAAGCCAGCCCCATGCCGTGGATTGCCCGGTTATGGTCCTGCCCCATGTAAACTTCGTTCAGATAAGCTTCGAGGATCTCCTGTTTGCTGTAGCGTGCATCAATGATGACCGCCATCAGCGCTTCACGGATCTTGCGAATGAGCGAACGTTCACTGGTCAAAAAGAAGTTCTTGGCTAGCTGTTGCGTTAGGGTTGAACCACCTTGCACCGTGCGACCGGCACTGAGATTAACCATCGCCGCCCGCACAATCGCCAGCGGATTAATACCATAATGTTCGTAAAAACTGCGATCTTCGGTGAGCAGCAAACCGTCCACCACAGATTGCGGGATCTCTTTCGTCGGCACAAATAATCGGTCTTCACCATCGCCGGTAACGATACGATCCAGTAGCACGGGCTCTAGGTGGAACACCGCGAGTTGTCGACGATCGCTCAAACGATCAACCGCGGCCACGCCATTGCTGTCAAAGCTCACCATCACTTGTTGTGCGGGTTGCTGCCCTTCGGGATGTAAAAACGGTCGGCGCCACAGTTCGACTCGAGTAGAAGATGCCGAAAACTCACCAATCTGCCGCGGGTTAGCCACCTTGCGGTAACCCAACAGTTTGAGTTCATCGATAAACTGCGAGTGGCTCACCGGCGCGCCGGGATAAAGCGCCATTGAGCGACTGAAGATCTGCGCGGGCAGATACCACTTCTGGCCTTCAAATTTACGGGCAATAATCTGATCTAAATAGATGCAGTACACCGCCAGCACCGCCGCAGTAACCAGTGCCAACTTCCAAGCAAAAGACCATAACTGCCGCCAAAATCCACCCGCGTTCTTGGCTTTGGTGGCGGCTTTGCCGTTTTTAGCACTACTTTTTCGATTATTTTTCGCAGTTGTCATGATAATTCCACATCAGGACGGCTTAGCCTCCGTTCTTTTCTTGGTATATTTGGTCGGCAAGGTATTGGCGGGATCATCCGGCCATAAGTGTTTAGGGTAACGACCGCGCATCTCTTTTTTGACTTCGGTGTACGGCCCTTGCCAGAAACTGGCAAGATCGGCTGTCAGCGCCAAAGGTCTGTGCGCCGGAGACAACAGCTCCATGGTGATCACCAGTTTACCTTGCAGTAACCGCGGACTGTCAGACATGCCTAACGCTTCTTGCAGCCGCACACTTAATAATGCCCGGCCACTTTCGTCATAGCGGATTGGCGCCCGAGTACCGGTTGCCATCGGCCAATGCGTGGGTAACCACTCATCCAATTGCTGCCGCGCCTGCCAAGATAAACAATTCAGTAGCAGCGAATAAATATCCAAAGTTGCCAATTGTTTGAGTTGCGATACATCGTCCAGATACGGTGCTAACCATTGCTCAAGCGATGTTAATAGCGCCGTGTCACTCATCTCGGGGAACTGGGTTGGATCTGTCGATTGTGCAAGCCGCAACCTGAACTGTAACTGTCTGACGCGATCATCCATATTTAACAGGCTGAGGCTACGCTGCCTGATCAGTGCCAGCAAGGCTTTGCACTTAAGTGCATTATCTAATTGTGGCAGTGGTTCGCGTTTTAAAATCAGCTTGCCTAAACGGCGTTGCCGCTCCGCCAGAAAGCGGCCTTTACTGTCATCCCATCCCGCTTCGTCCTGCCACTGACAAAGAAATGCCAATTCATTATCTAGCAGTGCGGCGGGCAGCATTGTTGCCAGATAAACCCGGCCGCTGCTACGTCCTTCCTGTTCTTGAAAATCGGCAACGACCAGCCAATCAGCACTCGCTAGCGCAGCATCGCGTTCCAGAGTCACGCCGGTGCCATTAGCCAAAACGAACCCGGCGGCGCCACGCGCCTTAGCAATTCTATCTGGAAACGCTAGTGCCAACAGCAATGCCACATCATGATAATTGACCGCCTTGAGATAACTGGCAGGCTCTTCGGCTAACTGACAACGACGCAACCATTGTTTGGCCTGTTTGACTTCAGGCCCTCGCAGCAGTTGCGGTAATTGATCCAGCACATCGCACCCAGAACCGCGACTGCGAGCTTCCAATAAGGCCGCCAATAGACAAGCAAGACCCAGTAACTGTTTATCGGCATTATCGGCCACCAGAGCACTCGCCTTCACCACCATATGGGCTAAACGTGGCGATGTGGCACCAAATTGGTAAGCGGCACGTCCATGCTCGGTCAATTTGTGCTGGGCATCAACCAATTCCAATGCCTGCAACAGTTCCCAGGCAACGGCCTCATTCGCCTCATTCGCCGGTGTCAACAAAGGCAATTGCGCTAAGGATTTCACTCCCCAATTCGCCGCTTCGAAGACCATAGGGAGCAGCTCACCGGTGAGAATTTCTGGATCATCCGCCGCGGCTAAGCGCCCCTGTTCTTCCTGCGACCACAAACGCATACAGAATCCCGCGGCTACTCGCCCGGCGCGCCCGGCACGTTGCTGCGCCGATGCCTGACTGATCCGTTTTAGTCCCAGCCGGGTCACCCCCGTACGCGGATTAAAACTCGCCTGACGCCGATAGCCACTGTCCACCACCATAGTGATCCCTTCGATGGTAAGGCTGGACTCTGCCACATTAGTCGACAGTACCAGTTTGCGCTTTCCAGCCATTGGCGGCGCAATAGCCGCATCTTGCAACGCCGCAGGTAAATCACCATACATCAGATAAAGCTGTATATCGTCAGGCAAACGCGCAGTGAGATACTCCTGTAACTTGAGGATCTCGGCGCGTCCAGGCAGAAATGCCAGCATCGACCCCAAACGCTGCACGTCATTGAGTTCAGGCACATCAGTGCCATTGAACATGGCGACAATGGTTTTGCCCATATGGCTAAGCCATGCTGGCAAAGCACTGCGTTCTTGCTGATGACCAGATACCGCCCGGTAACCGATGGTGATAGGGAAGCTCCGACCTTCGCTCGTTAACGTGCAAGCATCCGGCAGCAACTGTGCCAATGGCACGCCTTGCAAAGTCGCCGACATGGCTAGAATTTTAAGATCATCTCTGACAGAAGTTTGCACTTCCAGTGCCAGTGCCAGCCCCAAATCAGTGGTGAGATGGCGTTCGTGGATCTCATCAAAGATCACCATGGCCACACCGTCAAGCGTGGGATCTTGCTGGATCATCCTGGTCAAAATACCTTCAGTGATGATCTCCAGCTTGGTATTACGGCTAACATGTGTTTCACCGCGAACCCGATACCCTACCGTTTGCCCCAGCGGCTGCTGCCGACAACGCGCCAGATATGCCGCAATACTGCGCGCCGCCACACGCCGAGGCTCCAGCATCAATATCCGACCGTTAATTTCCGGCCAGTCGAGCAGCGCCAACGGTAGTGCCGTAGACTTCCCCGCACCGGTTGGTGCTTGTAGAATAATCCGATTTACGGATGCCAGCGCTTGCCGCAATTCTGGCAGTAGGCTGTTGATGGGTAACGCGTCCAAATTTACTTTTCTGCCGATAAAAAACTGGCGACAGTGTACCGATTTTCAACGCATCTGGCTAACCGCAACAGGTAGCGGCAGTTACGAGCATTATCCAAATTGTTCCGCGTGGTTGCGTTTGTTATACATTTTTACCACTCAGCAGTTTTACTTCCAATTGTGCATTAATGTCGGACACCTTACACTGCATCGTAATATCACTAATGTCACCAATGTTTAATATCAGAGGGTCAGTTCCTGCAACACCTGTATCAAATGAAAATCTATATTCTTTTTGGTGCTTGTATTCATCTCGCTTTCTAAAAATAGATTCAACTTCTGAGAAAGAGCCATTGAAGCTAGTAGGGTCGTAATACTCAACCAACCCAGCATTAAGCCCATAATTATTGGAACTTACTGCTGCTTTAACACGCTCAATAAATTTAGTTACATTGGTGACTATGACGGCGTACTCGCCAAGTTTCTCACATTCTTCAGGAATTGAGATTTGTTCCTTAAAATCTTCTATCGTTTCTTCAGAAATCTTGTCGAACTCACCACTATGAGCTGCATAAATACAAAAGACATTTAGGTAATCATGCCAGTTCATCTGAGTCATTACTGGACCAGCAAGATCGGTGATAACTCTGCCATTGATTTCTAGCCGTATTTGATCAGGTTGATGCCAGCCAACAACACCTTCGTGTCTATCACCACGATTAGCTGATTCGTTTTCTTCATATTTTCTAAAAAAAGAAAGCCTATTTGCGAATAATTTTCCTTTTATGAAATCTTCAGCATATTCTTGCTTATCAAATACTTTCACGAAGAAAAATATAGTTCTACTCACCCTAGCTCCTTATGATGCATAACAACAGTAACAGCCAAGTAATTGGTTATTGAAACAGCTTCGCTAAGCGCTGGAAATCATGTTCAGTTTGTGGATGGTAAAGATTTAAACGGCTACTGCTGTCGCCACTAAAATTCCACCAGATCTTTTTTATCAATGTGATAGGGCCAAGTAGGGCGTGCTGATGAGTAAAGCAAAGGTCTTCCGGTGCTAGCACATTATTGCCAGTCCACGCACTTTCAAAGACGGCAGAGCTTGCGCGAAAATACTCAACTTTTTCTTTAACGCCTCATCGGCAGGATATTTAGCCAAGGAGTCGCGCAAGAATCCGGCCATCCGCTTAATCTGTTGGTTAAGTTGTGCCTCGGTCTGAATACTTACCATTTGTTGCCACAGCTTGTGATTCATCGTTAAGTACAGATAATTTCTTTCTTGCGCGGGAGTTGCGCCACCGCCAGCCCGGCCATCACATCAAACGCTTCATTGGTGGCAATAATATCAAGGCGAGCATTAATCAATAATGCCGGTAGCGGCGTTAACTGCCGCATCAGTTGCTTTGTTTCTGGCACCAGTTGTTGGCAAACTTTGTGAGCACATGGATTGCGTAGTGAACATAAATTACTCAGATATTCATGCTCTGACGGGTTAAGCTGTAAAGCCTGACTCAGGGCAGACAACACTTGAGGAGATCCCCGCGGCTTGCCCTCGTTCAATTTTGCTATACCAAACGGTACTAATACCGCTCAGTTCAGCCACATCTTCGCGTCGTAGTCCGCGAGTTCTGGAGCGCTTAGGCTGGGGTAAACCAACCATAGCAGGAGCAATCTGTTCTCGTTTAGCCCGCAGAAACTCGCCTATCAATCTCTGATTATCGACCATGTTTGCCCTATACAATTTATACGTGTCTAACGTGTTACTTTCACACGTTTTAGCCCTTCCCATAATGTCCATTTTTCATTGATTAAGAAAAGTGGATATCAATTCATGAGCAGGACACCGCAACATAATACACTATCCGTAACCGGATTAATGGCGCTGGTCATCGGGCAATTATTACCACAAATAGACTTTTCTATTGTAAATGTTGCCTTAGAAGTTATGGGGCAAAGTCTACATACCAACGCCGCGGGGTTGGTCTTAATTGTGTCGCTGTATGGTTTGAGTTTTGCTGCGCTGATAACAACTGGGGCACGGCTAGGCAATCGCTATGGCCGCAAAAAGTTTTTCTCATCGGCGTTGCTGGCTTTTGCATCGCATCTGCCGTGTGTGGTATAGCCACGGGGCTCATGTCAATGCTGCTGGGGCGCTGGTTTCAAGGGGTCTTTGCCGCCCTGTTGTTACCGCAAATTTTGGCGACGATTCATGCCACGCTGGAGGGAGAACCCCATCGGCGTGCCGTAGGAATTTATACCGCCGTGGCCGGATTAGCAGTGGTGATTGGGCAGGTTCTGGGCGGCTGGTTAGTTTCCGCTAATTTGTGGGATTTAAGCTGGAGAGTGGCCTTTTTATCAACATCCCTTTGTGTGTTCTCATTCTGCTGGTAGGAAGCCGCGTAATTCCTGAGACGCAAGCAGAAACAGCACAACCGATGGATATCGGTGGTATCTGCTGGTTTGTAAGCAGTTTGTCATTGTTACTCGTTCCCGTGACTTTAGGGCGTGAGTGGCCGTATTTGTGGTGGCTTATCATAGGGGTGTTACCGTCTGCATACTTGCTATGGCGATTTGAAAGCGCGCAGGAAAAGTCTGGCCGCTTTCCCATATTGCCACCGTCTTTATTCAAGAAACCGCTTGTGGTGCATGGTTTTATCAGTGAAGCAACCGTGACCTTTACCTATCCTGGTTATTTATTTGTCACGGCCTTATGTCTGCAAAATGCTTTTGGGTTTTCACCCCGTCAATCAGGCAACACCTTTATTGCTCTTGGAATGCTGTTTTTCCTAGGCTCACTCCTGAGTAAGCCACTGAGCAATAAGCTGGGAGATACCACTAGCTATCTCATCGGCGCGCTGTTCACTGTGGTAGGTTTTAGCATCACCATCATGTTGATTCAAAATAACCCGCAGGAATTATCCTATTATCAGTTATGGTGTGGCACTGGCGCGGTAGGATTAGGCAATGCCCTTATGTTAACCAGCGCTTTTCGAATTACGCTGGTAAGTGTCGACAAACAGCATGCCGGCGAGGCAAGCAGCGCACTGGTGACAATCCAACAAGGTTGCTTTGCATTAGGCACTGCATTTGCTGGCAGTGTGTATGCTGCCATGTCATCCCATGGCTATTCCGCCATTACATTAACGCTAGCGTTATTATCGATTCTACTTATGAGCGTTGGTGGCATAAATGCCTGGTACACCTACCGCAGAGCACGATAAAAGGAGCCTGTTTGAACGACGTTAACCAGCGCTTATTTTTGGGGTTTTCCCTTGAAAAGCAACAACAGCAAGCGTTAGGCGTGTTACAGCAAACCT from Shewanella dokdonensis includes:
- a CDS encoding thiol:disulfide interchange protein DsbA/DsbL: MCQPKLDTSSSDDIQQRIKESILLKPILAAVVISVASLSAQAADFIEGKHYTQIADKGSATPNVSEFFSFYCPHCYQMSQKYLPFIKTNLKPDVAFESKHVDFMNSALGTEVMKSLAVMEQLGLEKQLANQMFGAIQGDDDHSQAGHQHQSTINSRDDIKAIFAKAGVDAAKYDEVADSSAVNDTIKLWRKQQNDYRIDSVPTFVVNDKYMINLSEMHNIKELVDLINYLATEKDEKNQVAVSAGYLSHCADWQR
- the mrcB gene encoding penicillin-binding protein 1B, producing the protein MTTAKNNRKSSAKNGKAATKAKNAGGFWRQLWSFAWKLALVTAAVLAVYCIYLDQIIARKFEGQKWYLPAQIFSRSMALYPGAPVSHSQFIDELKLLGYRKVANPRQIGEFSASSTRVELWRRPFLHPEGQQPAQQVMVSFDSNGVAAVDRLSDRRQLAVFHLEPVLLDRIVTGDGEDRLFVPTKEIPQSVVDGLLLTEDRSFYEHYGINPLAIVRAAMVNLSAGRTVQGGSTLTQQLAKNFFLTSERSLIRKIREALMAVIIDARYSKQEILEAYLNEVYMGQDHNRAIHGMGLASQFYFGRPIGELTLAQQALLVAEIKGPSYYNPWRYPQRAQERRDLVLRLMMEGNKISVEQYKVAAASPLGLRNGARPVHQKLPAFFARVKQELRERYGDALLKQSGIKVYTTLDPLAQEAAEKAVSATIKSLDSKNTGLQAGMVVTERYTYGIAAMVGDRNPGYDGFDRAEEIRRPIGSLVKPFVYATALAQGNNYNLLTPLKDEPITLKNEQGKTWSPKNDDRQFSGQVSLLTALTKSMNVPTVNLGMAVGLDAVATTLQQAGWSESVAAYPSMLLGAVNGSPLMVAQVYQTLANNGHYRQLYAVTAVLDKDNQPLQVSHLPQTEAIDPAVNYLVQYALTQVVQTGTAAKLGAAFPGVKLAGKTGTSNDQRDSWFAGFDERNVAAIWVGRDDNGKTGLYGSSGAMAIYRSFLNYRAPLSLRLPPVSGVVQGYFDRDTGAAKQRDCSDVVAAPALVDSYHPAANCGEPRPWWQRMFGG
- the hrpB gene encoding ATP-dependent helicase HrpB, with the translated sequence MDALPINSLLPELRQALASVNRIILQAPTGAGKSTALPLALLDWPEINGRILMLEPRRVAARSIAAYLARCRQQPLGQTVGYRVRGETHVSRNTKLEIITEGILTRMIQQDPTLDGVAMVIFDEIHERHLTTDLGLALALEVQTSVRDDLKILAMSATLQGVPLAQLLPDACTLTSEGRSFPITIGYRAVSGHQQERSALPAWLSHMGKTIVAMFNGTDVPELNDVQRLGSMLAFLPGRAEILKLQEYLTARLPDDIQLYLMYGDLPAALQDAAIAPPMAGKRKLVLSTNVAESSLTIEGITMVVDSGYRRQASFNPRTGVTRLGLKRISQASAQQRAGRAGRVAAGFCMRLWSQEEQGRLAAADDPEILTGELLPMVFEAANWGVKSLAQLPLLTPANEANEAVAWELLQALELVDAQHKLTEHGRAAYQFGATSPRLAHMVVKASALVADNADKQLLGLACLLAALLEARSRGSGCDVLDQLPQLLRGPEVKQAKQWLRRCQLAEEPASYLKAVNYHDVALLLALAFPDRIAKARGAAGFVLANGTGVTLERDAALASADWLVVADFQEQEGRSSGRVYLATMLPAALLDNELAFLCQWQDEAGWDDSKGRFLAERQRRLGKLILKREPLPQLDNALKCKALLALIRQRSLSLLNMDDRVRQLQFRLRLAQSTDPTQFPEMSDTALLTSLEQWLAPYLDDVSQLKQLATLDIYSLLLNCLSWQARQQLDEWLPTHWPMATGTRAPIRYDESGRALLSVRLQEALGMSDSPRLLQGKLVITMELLSPAHRPLALTADLASFWQGPYTEVKKEMRGRYPKHLWPDDPANTLPTKYTKKRTEAKPS
- a CDS encoding helix-turn-helix domain-containing protein, which gives rise to MDIMGRAKTCESNTLDTYKLYRANMVDNQRLIGEFLRAKREQIAPAMVGLPQPKRSRTRGLRREDVAELSGISTVWYSKIERGQAAGISSSVVCPESGFTA
- a CDS encoding MFS transporter, which encodes MCVLILLVGSRVIPETQAETAQPMDIGGICWFVSSLSLLLVPVTLGREWPYLWWLIIGVLPSAYLLWRFESAQEKSGRFPILPPSLFKKPLVVHGFISEATVTFTYPGYLFVTALCLQNAFGFSPRQSGNTFIALGMLFFLGSLLSKPLSNKLGDTTSYLIGALFTVVGFSITIMLIQNNPQELSYYQLWCGTGAVGLGNALMLTSAFRITLVSVDKQHAGEASSALVTIQQGCFALGTAFAGSVYAAMSSHGYSAITLTLALLSILLMSVGGINAWYTYRRAR